In the Pleuronectes platessa chromosome 8, fPlePla1.1, whole genome shotgun sequence genome, one interval contains:
- the polr2g gene encoding DNA-directed RNA polymerase II subunit RPB7 — translation MFYHISLEHEILLHPRYFGPNLLNTVKQKLFTEVEGTCTGKYGFVIAVTTIDNIGAGVIQPGRGFVLYPVKYKAIVFRPFKGEVVDAVVTQVNKVGLFTEIGPMSCFISRHSIPSEMEFDPNSNPPCYKTVDEDIVIQQDDEIRLKIVGTRVDKNDIFAIGSLMDDYLGLVS, via the exons ATGTTTTACCAT ATTTCGTTGGAGCATGAAATCTTGCTACACCCGAGGTACTTTGGTCCGAACCTCCTCAACACCGTGAAGCAGAAGCTTTTTACAGAGGTGGAGGGAACCTGTACTGGCAA gtaTGGCTTTGTGATTGCAGTCACCACCATTGACAACATTGGGGCAGGTGTAATCCAGCCAGGCAGAGGGTTTGTCCTGTACCCAGTCAAGTACAAGGCCATTGTGTTCCGCCCATTTAAGGGGGAAGTGGTGGACGCTGTGGTCACTCAAGTCAACAAG GTTGGATTGTTCACAGAAATCGGTCCCATGTCTTGCTTCATCTCTCGCCAT tccATCCCTTCAGAAATGGAGTTTGACCCCAATTCCAACCCTCCTTGTTATAAAACAGTTGATGAG GACATTGTTATCCAGCAAGACGATGAGATCCGGCTCAAGATTGTTGGAACAAGAGTGGATAAGAATGACATT tttgctATTGGATCCCTCATGGATGACTATCTGG GTCTTGTGAGCTGA
- the eef1g gene encoding elongation factor 1-gamma yields MAAGTLYSYPENWRAFKAQIAAQYSGARLKVASSSPAFTFGQTNRTPAFLSNFPLGKVPAYQGDDGFCLFESNAIAHYLSNEALRGATPQAAAQVMQWVSFTDSEIIPPASAWVFPTLGIMQFNKQATEQAKEDMKKVLTVLNQHLSTRTFLVGERISLADITAACSMLWLYKQVLEPSFRQPYPNVTRWFVTCVNQPQFKAVLGEVKLCDKMAQFDAKKFAEMQPKKESPPKKEKAAKEAAKPQEKKEKKKEEKKPEPEDLDECDAVLAAEPKAKDPYAHLPKSTFVMDEFKRKYSNEDTLKVALPHFWEHFDKEGYSIWYSQYKFPEELTLAFKSCNLITGMFQRLDKLRKTAFASICLFGTNNDSSISGLWVFRGQELAFPLSPDWQIDYESYDWRKLDCDSEECKTMVKEYFAWEGEFKHVGKPFNQGKIFK; encoded by the exons ATGGCGGCAGGG ACTCTGTACTCGTACCCAGAGAACTGGCGGGCGTTCAAGGCCCAGATTGCAGCCCAGTACAGTGGCGCTCGCCTCAAAGTCGCCAGCAGCTCCCCTGCCTTCACCTTCGGGCAGACGAACCGCACTCCTGCCTTCCTCAGCAACTTCCCCCTGGGCAAG gTACCAGCCTACCAGGGAGATGACGGCTTCTGTCTGTTTGAGAGCAATGCCATTGCTCATTACC TGAGCAATGAGGCCCTGCGCGGTGCCACTCCCCAGGCCGCAGCCCAGGTGATGCAGTGGGTGAGCTTCACTGACTCGGAGATCATCCCACCAGCCAGCGCATGGGTCTTCCCCACCCTGGGAATCATGCAGTTCAACAAACAG GCCACAGAGCAGGCCAAGGAGGACATGAAGAAAGTCCTCACAGTGCTGAACCAACACCTGAGCACCCGTACCTTCCTTGTGGGAGAGAGGATCAGCCTAGCTGACATCACTGCGGCCTGCTCCATGCTCTGGCTCTACAAACAG GTCCTTGAGCCTTCTTTCCGTCAGCCGTACCCTAATGTGACCCGCTGGTTTGTCACCTGTGTCAACCAGCCCCAGTTCAAGGCTGTCCTCGGAGAGGTCAAGCTGTGTGACAAGATGGCCCAGTTTGATG CCAAGAAGTTTGCAGAGATGCAGCCCAAGAAAGAGTCTCCCCCTAAGAAGGAGAAGGCAGCAAAAGAGGCAGCCAAGCcccaggagaagaaagagaagaaaaaggaagagaaaaagcCTGAACCAGAAGACCTCGATGAGTGTGATGCTGTTTTGGCTGCTGAGCCCAAAGCCAAGGACCCCTATGCACACCTGCCAAAGAG CACATTTGTTATGGATGAGTTCAAGAGGAAGTACTCCAACGAGGACACACTGAAAGTAGCCCTTCCCCACTTCTGGGAGCACTTTGACAAAGAGGGGTATTCCATCTGGTACAGCCAGTACAAATTCCCAGAGGAGCTTACATTGGCGTTCAAGAGCTGCAACCTTATCACAG GTATGTTCCAGCGCCTGGACAAACTGAGAAAGACTGCCTTTGCTAGTATCTGCTTGTTTGGCACCAACAATGACAGCTCCATCTCTGGTCTGTGGGTCTTCAGAGGCCAAGAGCTGGCTTTCCCT ctgtcTCCAGACTGGCAGATCGACTATGAATCATACGACTGGCGCAAGCTGGATTGTGACAGCGAAGAGTGCAAGACCATGGTCAAGGAGTACTTTGCCTGGGAGGGAGAATTTAAGCATGTGGGTAAACCCTTCAACCAGGGCAAGATCTTCAAGTGA
- the si:ch211-175m2.5 gene encoding uncharacterized protein si:ch211-175m2.5, producing MASNLISKLFRPPAFTVLAAALRSRGNVAAVTGTRLLSSDPPPEKISRYPVPNKKDLPYDIVELMEEVESKGGFLPNVFKVLSHRPAEFRAFFTYYNELMNKETGSLTKADRELIVVATSIHNKCLYCVVSHSALHRIFSKKPTLSDQVITNYENAELGPRERAMLDFAMAVCRSDTITEQHFQSLEEVGFDHEDAWDIAAIAAFFAMSNRLAHLTDMRPNPEFYNMGRVPKDKSKEKAGGEHK from the exons ATGGCGAGTAACCTCATCTCCAAGTTGTTTCGTCCCCCTGCGTTCACAGTGCTT GCGGCGGCGCTCCGGTCCCGGGGGAATGTGGCTGCAGTTACGGGAACAAGACTTCTGTCCAGTGACCCTCCTCCGGAGAAGATCAGCCGCTACCCTGTCCCCAACAAGAAAGACTTGCCTTATGATATAGTGGAGCTCATGGAGGAAGTTGAGTCCAAG GGAGGCTTTTTGCCAAATGTCTTCAAAGTGCTCTCTCACAGGCCTGCAGAGTTCAGAGCTTTCTTCACCTACTACAATGAACTAATGAACAAggagacag GCAGTTTAACCAAGGCAGATCGTGAGCTGATTGTAGTCGCAACCAGCATCCACAACAAGTGTCTTTACTGTGTGGTATCCCACAGTGCACTGCACCGCATCTTCTCCAAGAAGCCCACTCTGTCTGATCAG GTCATTACTAACTATGAGAACGCAGAGCTGGGACCTAGGGAGCGCGCCATGCTGGACTTTGCAATGGCCGTGTGTCGCAGCGACACCATCACGGAGCAGCACTTCCAGTCTTTAGAGGAAGTAGGCTTTGACCACGAGGATGCCTGGGACATCGCTGCCATCGCCGCATTCTTTGCCATGTCCAACAGGCTCGCCCACCTCACCGACATGAGGCCGAACCCAGAGTTTTACAACATGGGCCGTGTTCCCAAGGACAAGAGCAAGGAGAAGGCAGGGGGGGAGCACAAgtga